Genomic DNA from Danio rerio strain Tuebingen ecotype United States chromosome 22, GRCz12tu, whole genome shotgun sequence:
TTTTATATTTGGACAGGTTGTTAAACACAGACATGCAGAAATGTGAACACAATAAATGCACAGAAGTATAACGCCTGACAACTGGTAAACCACATTTATGGTTTAAACCATTTCAAGACACAAATAATAGGCAGATTGGAAAATGTGCAGTCTGGAGTCGCAACAAGTCTGTTCATATTCAGGTTGTGTTTCAACTGCTCAcagtagctacgtttccatccaccttaaTCGGtagatggaaatgccaagatgcacataaatttggaataaatgaatagaataaacttttcattcgataagaaaagatgcaggTAAACTATGATGGAAATACTTTCACCAAACAAGTTCCTGTATGTGCACTAAAaagggtcatgtgattttgttatgagtgtgtgtgtgtgtgtgtgtgtgtgtgtgtgtgtgtgtgtgtgtgtgtgtgtgtgtgtgtgtgtgtgtgtagacaaaacagcaggctgagcacactgtaaaacatctggggCCTGTTTTAGTTAGGAGGTTCAAACAATTCAGTTTAAACTTgataccgagagattaaaaactctgagttttgaGTTTCAGAATAGtggatctgagttgggtcaatcaactttgagtagaccaactcataGTTAAGCGTGCACACtgcgactataaaaaggcattatcaatggagcgcagatattatgagtgactatgacaacatcttaaaaaaagagatcagcgtTTCTTTCTCCTGCTGAATTTGATCCGCTCATGCatagttatagcaaatatgagcatatattttgaaaagcaacaccactgcatcagtgaaacagagacagttagcatggGAAAACATAGCTGCTTAagttcattttacatttaaagcatttaaatattaaagttgaataaaataagtaatgttatgtgtgacgtttataaaatCTTTACACAAGTTCCCACTTTTATacacgttgatcagttttaataaatttaacagtgcacttgtgtgtctgcctttattattgatcaagtgatagaggttgatatgacatttacaATGTAAGCAAAAcgaaaaatagtttttagaaagaataataatcctaATTAATCTAGGCTACTTGTCCCTGctgaaggtcagtgaatttaagctttatttatttaaaaaggacaagccattctcgtacatgactttgttctttgtgtgactgtaatgtaggcaatagctgtttccatccaataatattaattaaatttatgtgcaaaactggaataactcATGAaaaatgtgcgaataaagcagcgtttccatccaacgagtcaaagagaaccaaatcatcacttcctgattaaacaggcaccaaatatcaacagtaaaagcagaatttactgcggtagaagaagctgcgtcaatcttttctatatttaataaatgtacttgcccctcagaagacaatgctgacacacaataaaCACGTGGGGGTGTTTGAGGCCATGAGACGCGGAAAACGTTCTTGACACACTCCAGACGCTCTGCAGGTCATTTTATAATAccattaatactgaaacggttcagGCTTTTTAGAATAAACACAGAGTTTAGAgaacaaaacctgctcctgaccaggttaggttcacagagtaagtgaccacagtaactgactctcaGTTAAAGGCCATgtattttttgtctttgttttgcccttccgtccacactgagacgcgtttttaggaaacaaaaacgtatctttttgaaaacgctcttcaaagtggataaatttgaaaacgcTGTTTTCATGTCGTAGTGTAGACTGTAAAAACAGAGTCTTTCGAAAACGATGACGCAATCATGTTACTAATTCGTTTAATTTCGTTGTGATTATGAGTTTAGTGATGTCGCCCTTACTGTGAGGGTAAGCAGCGTCATCAGCAGGATACTGTTCTTTAAAGCGGTCCAGTATATCAGCGTATTTGTTTTGGCCCGTCTCCCAGTCTACATTTTCACTCTCTTTTGCGACTTTGTATTCATGTGTTACTCGACGCAGCAACTCCATTTAAAGTCAGTCCATTTAAAAAAACTCTGTGCTTTTCCTTGACATTTTGCCGCAATGTTTCAAAgagccggaaagaaaataaacGTCAGGCGGAAATGCCGAAGCATCTTACgtttcacgcatgcgcagtacaggGTGAAAGCATTTGTAgtcgtttcagtgtggatgacaaCGTTTTGGAAAACAAATAGAAACAACAGTGTGGACGTGAAGCGTTTTAAAGGAAAACTCCGTTTCAAATTTATCTGGATTAGTGTAGACAtggttaaagttacctctctttcagaaacaggcttgacttaccctgctttctccagtttaacaaaccaGCCATtctgaaacggaaaacccagagtttctctcatttcagggttaaaatactcacTCAAAGTTTTCACtcaacctcctttctgaaacaggccccacgACCACaatttgagtatttttttatttctaagaaTGGGGAAATTGTTGTCAATGTCTCCTCGGTTagatttatatttacaaaactgAAAATCAGCatcaaaatcagacatttgttaATAACTGTGACTTCAGCATGTGAAGAAACTATACTGACATCAGGATTTGAAGAAAATGAAGGAggttaaaactatttattttactgtttagtCTGTGTTTGTGAGCATTCTGTTCTGATGTTCCTGTTTGACCTGTTGCACAACCTAAATATGATAATAAACGTCTACACCCACTGAAACAGCAGGAAGAGACTCGATGAATGATCATTTCACTTCTTTCTCAAACTTTCTTCTGCATTTCTGGACAAAATCAAACAGGAATCAGTGAAGAACAAAGAGGAAAACGGATTATTGAGGATTTATTTCTGTACAGATTTCTGCAGATCTGTGATTCTTTTGGTTTTTCACTCTTTGAAAACATccagaaagtgaaagtaaacttGCTGGAACAGAGGAAATGGCTTCATCAGCTGAATATGATTATATTTGTCCTGTGTGTCAGGAAATCTTCAAGACTCCAGTTCTTCTATCATGTAGTCACAGTTTCTGTAAAGAGTGTCTTCAACAGTTTTGGAGAAACAAGAATACTCAGGAGTGTCCCGTCTGCAGGAGAAGATCCTCAAAATCAGCTCCTCCAGTTAATCTGGGATTAAAAAATGTCTGTGAGTCGTTCCTAAAGGAAAGAAATGAGAGCCGTTCATCAGGATCTGAGGAGATCTGCAGTTTACACAGTGAGAAACTCAAACTCTTCTGTCTGGAGGACAAACAGCCTGTGTGTTTAGTGTGCAGAGATTCAGAGAAACACCTCAAACACACATTCAGACCCGTCAGTGAAGTGGCTCCAGCAAAGAAGGTGAGACACATTATACCTGACAATGAAACATATCATTAAAGCtgtatttgaaatgtatttttcagAAACTTTTTGTCTGTACTGTATTTTCTAAATGCATTATCAATCTATCTGGACTTTAACCTCCAGGAGGAGCTCAATACAGCACTGAAGTCTTTACAGGAGAAATGTAAACTTAATGAAGAGATGAAGAGAGAGTTTGAGAAAACAGCTCAACACATCAAGGTGAGGATTGATCATACAACAGCTGATATTTGATCATTAAATAACATGAGGACATTTATATCAACCATGATAGCAGAAATCTACAACTGATTTCAGTCACAGTCTGATGTCATGTGCTGGTTTAATTACTGTCCAATCCACATCTCTGAGATACTGAAGGATCAATCAGAAAGTCATTTAGTTATAATTCAGTGACACTTTGTGTTCATTTACATCAGAGAAGCAGGATCTCCTGCACTGACAATGGCGTTCCCAGAATGCTGCTCCAGAAAGCGTCTGAGATGACTGAAGTGAATGTGGTTTGATTTCAGGCTCAAGCTGAGCACACAGAGCGTCATATTAAACAGCAGTTTGAGAAGCTTCATCAGTTTCTCCGAGATGAAGAAGAAGCTACAATCACTGCACTGAGGGAGGAAGAGGAGCAGAAGAAGCAGATGATGAAGGAGAAGCTGGaggagatgaacacacacatctcaGCTCTTTCACACACGATCAAAGACACGGAGGAGATGCTGAAAGCCAATGACGTCTGCTTTCTGAAGGTCTGATTTCAGatcagtgattgattgattgatgattgaTTGAGTTGTTGATGATcagttgtgtgtttgttctgcaggAGTTTCCAGTCTCAATGGAAAGGTGAGTGATCTGCTGGTTTCTCTGCTTCTGAAGTCAAAGCCACTGCAGTTCTGACTCCTGAATGTTCCTCCAGAGTCCAGATCTCACAGCCGGATCCACAGATGCCTTCTGGAGCTTTGATTCATGTGTCTCGCTACTTGGGCAACCTGCCGTTCAGAGTCTGGAAGAAGATGCAGGACATTGTCCAGTACAGTGAGTCTgagctcttacacacacacacaca
This window encodes:
- the LOC110439113 gene encoding E3 ubiquitin-protein ligase TRIM35-like isoform X1, producing MASSAEYDYICPVCQEIFKTPVLLSCSHSFCKECLQQFWRNKNTQECPVCRRRSSKSAPPVNLGLKNVCESFLKERNESRSSGSEEICSLHSEKLKLFCLEDKQPVCLVCRDSEKHLKHTFRPVSEVAPAKKEELNTALKSLQEKCKLNEEMKREFEKTAQHIKAQAEHTERHIKQQFEKLHQFLRDEEEATITALREEEEQKKQMMKEKLEEMNTHISALSHTIKDTEEMLKANDVCFLKEFPVSMERVQISQPDPQMPSGALIHVSRYLGNLPFRVWKKMQDIVQYTPVILDPNTAHQCLELSDDLTRVTYRGIQPVPDNPERFDCYPCVLGSEGFNSGKHCWIVEVKESQIWIFGVTTASNQRKGYVFFKSDFWSVCYGWSRWFGFRVDQDLDRVRVDLDYDRGTI
- the LOC110439113 gene encoding E3 ubiquitin-protein ligase TRIM35-like isoform X2 translates to MASSAEYDYICPVCQEIFKTPVLLSCSHSFCKECLQQFWRNKNTQECPVCRRRSSKSAPPVNLGLKNVCESFLKERNESRSSGSEEICSLHSEKLKLFCLEDKQPVCLVCRDSEKHLKHTFRPVSEVAPAKKEELNTALKSLQEKCKLNEEMKREFEKTAQHIKAQAEHTERHIKQQFEKLHQFLRDEEEATITALREEEEQKKQMMKEKLEEMNTHISALSHTIKDTEEMLKANDVCFLKEFPVSMERVQISQPDPQMPSGALIHVSRYLGNLPFRVWKKMQDIVQYSESELLHTHTHTHTHTHTHTGDHAGFIHTQKRWTDSAWRK